One genomic window of Aricia agestis chromosome 7, ilAriAges1.1, whole genome shotgun sequence includes the following:
- the LOC121728703 gene encoding zinc finger matrin-type protein CG9776-like isoform X1 yields MSRDFRRVDYREFRDDRRDRYRENDRSWGRNDYRDRYQKNAMPVKRRDTNRDKQRSRSPRKPDKDLIDDNILSEISKLPEPSELWDNQTYQPPPTNYPGQDGANYGSNYQPQYSGIYDEFPSVNAAPPAPPAPDMSLWNQMSLPPPPTVAPTPVYNMEDQIKKEAAIETEMRHQKAALSKQREDYIKKAGILKKELDTLKDQRNELRGDSKRSPSPDTKRFLKENTKLQLEIQNKLKTINNVVDMLNGIIGEEAADVPEIEESSERTSKRKSRSPSGNKFNYVYYDPEMHWCRVCNEFPPTAKDYLNHLHSAQHHKMASSHLEAPWHSIVGMNEGFPNHPSAPNKRTPIKGLQFFVPSTAWYCKLCDQFIGDLHCASAHLKSVVHAKNFTNFVEQNPHWETDWMSDRQKAFEKARATSTEERYTSHTIAFSKDGFQMRRKSQSPERRRLKKKKKNKRKRASSSSDSDSDSDSERKKKKEKKEKGRIQDEQLSEWMSAVRDGGDGRKLIDTIRNRMKMEEASRRHDATPVLRSPSRERRESNSRDERERRDERDRREERERHDERERRDERERHDERERRDERDNRRDTNAERKKPDIRKMPFIGKMPVYKNLTKTQKTEEQKKEESKKKDEDEMKKRQEAMDAEIQKKVAEFKEKIARAQEERAAEQMALPPALPPALPPPALMSIPPPTLVNIPPPAAPGTQPQQNLPKDFQDALDIIFPSDVKKDQQQDMFAGVNMNMPPFQMGMVNPPGMVNPSGMVNQPGMVNQAGMVNPSGMVNQPGMNPFPQPSILGEPPMMMGYNAMNPMFPRPQLYDHVPGTTTQNKRFNTNQNMNHNNTNQNNMNANQKKKDKEKAQKNKEQMDDLAMLGIDASDVGAGM; encoded by the exons ATGTCGCGAGATTTTCGTAGAGTCGACTACAGAGAGTTCAGGGATGATCGACGAGACCGCTATAGGGAAAACGATAGAAGCTGGGGTCGCAATGACTATCGCGATCGCTACCAAAAAAATGCTATGCCTGTGAAAAGACGCGATACAAACAGGGACAAACAAAGAAGCCGATCACCTCGTAAGCCCGATAAAGACTTGATTGATGATAATATCTTGAGTGAGATCTCGAAGTTACCCGAGCCTAGCGAACTATGGGACAATCAAACGTACCAGCCGCCCCCTACGAACTATCCAGGACAAgac GGTGCCAATTACGGTAGCAACTATCAACCACAGTATTCGGGCATCTATGATGAGTTTCCATCGGTGAATGCAGCCCCACCAGCTCCGCCTGCACCCGACATGAGCTTGTGGAATCAAATGTCTCTCCCACCTCCACCTACAGTAGCTCCAACACCCGTCTACAACATGGAAGACCAGATAAAGAAAGAAG CTGCTATTGAAACGGAAATGCGTCACCAGAAGGCAGCATTATCAAAACAACGAGAAGATTACATAAAGAAAGCTGGGATTCTTAAAAAGGAGTTGGACACTTTAAAAGATCAGCGTAATGAATTGCGTGGAGACTCGAAGCGTTCCCCAAGTCCCGATACTAAAAGATTTCTTAAAGAAAATACTAAATTACAG TTGGAGATTCAAAACAAATTGAAGACAATCAACAATGTGGTGGACATGCTGAACGGTATCATTGGCGAGGAGGCTGCCGATGTACCGGAAATTGAAGAGTCATCTGAACGTACATCCAAACGTAAATCCAG GTCACCATCGGGTAACAAGTTCAACTATGTTTACTATGATCCGGAGATGCACTGGTGCAGAGTCTGCAACGAGTTCCCGCCTACTGCCAAAGACTACCTGAATCATTTGCATTCGGCGCAGCATCACAA GATGGCATCGTCTCATTTGGAGGCGCCGTGGCACTCCATAGTCGGCATGAACGAGGGCTTCCCCAACCATCCCTCGGCGCCCAACAAGAGGACTCCCATCAAGG GTCTGCAATTCTTCGTGCCGTCGACGGCGTGGTACTGTAAGCTGTGCGACCAGTTCATCGGCGACCTACACTGCGCCTCCGCACATCTCAAGTCCGTCGTTCACGCTAAAAACTTTACC AACTTCGTGGAGCAGAACCCGCATTGGGAGACAGACTGGATGTCGGACAGGCAGAAGGCGTTTGAGAAGGCCCGCGCGACGTCAACAGAGGAGCGATACACGTCGCACACTATCGCGTTCAGCAAAGACGGCTTTCAGATGAGACGCAAGAGCCAATCCCCGGAGCGCCGCCGgctgaagaagaagaagaagaacaagCGGAAGCGCGCGTCCTCGTCCAGTGACAGCGACAGTGACAGTGACAGCGAGAGGAAGAAGAAAAAAG AGAAGAAGGAGAAGGGTCGTATACAAGACGAGCAGCTGTCGGAGTGGATGTCTGCTGTGCGTGATGGTGGTGATGGCCGAAAACTGATCGACACCATTAGAAACAG GATGAAAATGGAGGAGGCATCACGACGCCACGATGCCACGCCGGTTTTGCGGAGTCCAAG CAGGGAGCGTCGTGAGTCCAACTCGCGTGACGAACGTGAGAGACGCGACGAAAGAGACAGACGTGAGGAGAGAGAGAGACACGACGAGAGAGAAAGACGCGACGAGAGAGAGAGACACGACGAGAGAGAGAGACGCGACGAGAGAGACAACAGACGAGACACTAACGCGGAGAGAAAGAAACCCGACATAAGGAAGATGCCTTTTATAG GAAAAATGCCGGTATACAAGAACTTGACTAAGACTCAGAAGACAGAAGAGCAAAAGAAAGAAGAATCAAAGAAGAAAGACGAAGACGAGATGAAGAAGCGTCAGGAGGCCATGGACGCGGAGATACAGAAAAAG GTGGCGGAGTTCAAGGAGAAAATAGCCCGGGCGCAGGAGGAGCGTGCGGCGGAACAGATGGCTCTGCCGCCCGCCCTGCCGCCAGCCCTGCCGCCGCCCGCCCTAATGTCCATCCCGCCGCCCACGCTTGTCAACATACCGCCGCCAGC AGCTCCGGGCACGCAGCCTCAGCAGAACCTGCCCAAGGATTTTCAGGATGCCCTAGACATTATCTTCCCATCAGACGTGAAGAAAGACCAACAGCAGGACATGTTCGCCGGGGTCAACATGAACATGCCCCCGTTCCAGATGGGCATGGTGAACCCACCGGGAATGGTGAACCCGTCGGGCATGGTGAACCAACCGGGAATGGTAAACCAAGCGGGAATGGTGAACCCTTCAGGCATGGTGAACCAGCCAGGCATGAACCCCTTCCCGCAGCCCAGCATCCTCGGGGAACCACCCATGATGATGGGATACAACGCCATGAACCCCATGTTCCCCCGGCCACAGCTCTACGATCATGTGCCTGGAACCACGACTCAGAATAAGAGGTTTAACACAAACCAGAATATGAACCATAATAATACTAACCAGAATAATATGAACGCGAACCAGAAGAAAAAAGACAAGGAAAAAGCACAGAAGAATAAAGAGCAGATGGACGATCTGGCGATGCTGGGTATTGATGCTTCTGATGTGGGGGCCGGGATGTAA
- the LOC121728930 gene encoding glycine N-methyltransferase, which translates to MSGDKVFHSRSKGIPSEGVKDQYADGKAAKIWKKYIGDSNERTQNYKDFLTGLLKKHGCSKVLDAACGTGIDSMMLVDEGYKVVSVDASDKMLKHALKARWDKRKDARYDAWVIEEASWETLPEDINRFQPGAKFDAIICLGNSFAHLLDDYPDQRTQKMCLRNFATVLKPGGLLFIDHRNYDAMIEGRGAPGHSIYYNSKYPVDMKTSVLVVQGKPELVALDYCIGATNDGAISEYSEFRLCYYPHRLEKFTQMLDEAFDNKAKHSIYADFKPLSQVENPAYYIHVMQKALN; encoded by the exons ATGTCGGGAGACAAAGTGTTCCACTCGAGGTCGAAGGGTATACCCTCAGAGGGAGTGAAGGACCAGTACGCCGACGGGAAAGCCGCGAAGATCTGGAAGAAGTATATCGGTGACAGCAACGAGCGAACGCAGAACTACAAGGATTTCTTGACAGGTCTCCTGAAGAAACATGGCTGCTCGAAGGTTCTGGACGCCGCCTGCGGTACTGG TATTGACTCCATGATGTTGGTGGATGAGGGATACAAGGTGGTCTCCGTGGACGCGTCAGACAAGATGTTGAAACACGCGCTAAAGGCGCGCTGGGACAAACGCAAGGACGCCAGATACGACGCCTGGG TGATAGAAGAAGCTAGCTGGGAAACTCTGCCGGAAGACATCAACCGTTTCCAGCCCGGCGCTAAATTTGACGCCATCATCTGCCTCGGCAACTCCTTCGCCCATCTTCTAGATGATTACCCGGACCAGAGGACACAGAAGATGTGCTTGAGGAACTTCGCGACAGTTCTCAAACCTGGCGGCCTGCTGTTCATTGACCATAGGAACTACGACGCCATGATCGAAGGCAGAGGCGCACCGGGACACTCcatttattataat TCAAAATACCCCGTGGACATGAAAACATCGGTGCTGGTTGTACAGGGCAAGCCCGAGCTAGTGGCACTCGACTACTGCATCGGAGCGACCAATGACGGCGCTATCAGCGAATACAG CGAATTCCGGTTGTGCTACTACCCGCACAGACTTGAAAAGTTCACACAGATGTTGGATGAAGCATTCGACAACAAGGCGAAGCACAGTATATACGCAGACTTCAAACCGCTGAGCCAAGTAGAAAACCCGGCATACTATATACATGTTATGCAGAAagcattaaattaa
- the LOC121729173 gene encoding protein transport protein Sec61 subunit gamma isoform X4, producing MDQIAKFVEPGKQFAKDSIRLVRRCTKPDRKEFQKIAIATAIGFCIMGFIGFFVKLIHIPINNIIVGS from the exons ATGGATCAAATCGCCAAGTTTGTTGAACCTGGTAAGCAATTTGCCAAGGACTCCATCAGATTAGTCCGCAGATGCACGAAACCCGACAGAAAAG aattcCAAAAGATCGCCATCGCCACAGCCATCGGTTTCTGCATCATGGGTTTCATTGGTTTCTTTGTAAAGCTCATACATATCCCCATCAACAACATCATTGTGGGATCATAG
- the LOC121728703 gene encoding zinc finger matrin-type protein CG9776-like isoform X2, with protein sequence MSRDFRRVDYREFRDDRRDRYRENDRSWGRNDYRDRYQKNAMPVKRRDTNRDKQRSRSPRKPDKDLIDDNILSEISKLPEPSELWDNQTYQPPPTNYPGQDGANYGSNYQPQYSGIYDEFPSVNAAPPAPPAPDMSLWNQMSLPPPPTVAPTPVYNMEDQIKKEAAIETEMRHQKAALSKQREDYIKKAGILKKELDTLKDQRNELRGDSKRSPSPDTKRFLKENTKLQLEIQNKLKTINNVVDMLNGIIGEEAADVPEIEESSERTSKRKSRSPSGNKFNYVYYDPEMHWCRVCNEFPPTAKDYLNHLHSAQHHKMASSHLEAPWHSIVGMNEGFPNHPSAPNKRTPIKGLQFFVPSTAWYCKLCDQFIGDLHCASAHLKSVVHAKNFTNFVEQNPHWETDWMSDRQKAFEKARATSTEERYTSHTIAFSKDGFQMRRKSQSPERRRLKKKKKNKRKRASSSSDSDSDSDSERKKKKEKKEKGRIQDEQLSEWMSAVRDGGDGRKLIDTIRNRMKMEEASRRHDATPVLRSPRERRESNSRDERERRDERDRREERERHDERERRDERERHDERERRDERDNRRDTNAERKKPDIRKMPFIGKMPVYKNLTKTQKTEEQKKEESKKKDEDEMKKRQEAMDAEIQKKVAEFKEKIARAQEERAAEQMALPPALPPALPPPALMSIPPPTLVNIPPPAAPGTQPQQNLPKDFQDALDIIFPSDVKKDQQQDMFAGVNMNMPPFQMGMVNPPGMVNPSGMVNQPGMVNQAGMVNPSGMVNQPGMNPFPQPSILGEPPMMMGYNAMNPMFPRPQLYDHVPGTTTQNKRFNTNQNMNHNNTNQNNMNANQKKKDKEKAQKNKEQMDDLAMLGIDASDVGAGM encoded by the exons ATGTCGCGAGATTTTCGTAGAGTCGACTACAGAGAGTTCAGGGATGATCGACGAGACCGCTATAGGGAAAACGATAGAAGCTGGGGTCGCAATGACTATCGCGATCGCTACCAAAAAAATGCTATGCCTGTGAAAAGACGCGATACAAACAGGGACAAACAAAGAAGCCGATCACCTCGTAAGCCCGATAAAGACTTGATTGATGATAATATCTTGAGTGAGATCTCGAAGTTACCCGAGCCTAGCGAACTATGGGACAATCAAACGTACCAGCCGCCCCCTACGAACTATCCAGGACAAgac GGTGCCAATTACGGTAGCAACTATCAACCACAGTATTCGGGCATCTATGATGAGTTTCCATCGGTGAATGCAGCCCCACCAGCTCCGCCTGCACCCGACATGAGCTTGTGGAATCAAATGTCTCTCCCACCTCCACCTACAGTAGCTCCAACACCCGTCTACAACATGGAAGACCAGATAAAGAAAGAAG CTGCTATTGAAACGGAAATGCGTCACCAGAAGGCAGCATTATCAAAACAACGAGAAGATTACATAAAGAAAGCTGGGATTCTTAAAAAGGAGTTGGACACTTTAAAAGATCAGCGTAATGAATTGCGTGGAGACTCGAAGCGTTCCCCAAGTCCCGATACTAAAAGATTTCTTAAAGAAAATACTAAATTACAG TTGGAGATTCAAAACAAATTGAAGACAATCAACAATGTGGTGGACATGCTGAACGGTATCATTGGCGAGGAGGCTGCCGATGTACCGGAAATTGAAGAGTCATCTGAACGTACATCCAAACGTAAATCCAG GTCACCATCGGGTAACAAGTTCAACTATGTTTACTATGATCCGGAGATGCACTGGTGCAGAGTCTGCAACGAGTTCCCGCCTACTGCCAAAGACTACCTGAATCATTTGCATTCGGCGCAGCATCACAA GATGGCATCGTCTCATTTGGAGGCGCCGTGGCACTCCATAGTCGGCATGAACGAGGGCTTCCCCAACCATCCCTCGGCGCCCAACAAGAGGACTCCCATCAAGG GTCTGCAATTCTTCGTGCCGTCGACGGCGTGGTACTGTAAGCTGTGCGACCAGTTCATCGGCGACCTACACTGCGCCTCCGCACATCTCAAGTCCGTCGTTCACGCTAAAAACTTTACC AACTTCGTGGAGCAGAACCCGCATTGGGAGACAGACTGGATGTCGGACAGGCAGAAGGCGTTTGAGAAGGCCCGCGCGACGTCAACAGAGGAGCGATACACGTCGCACACTATCGCGTTCAGCAAAGACGGCTTTCAGATGAGACGCAAGAGCCAATCCCCGGAGCGCCGCCGgctgaagaagaagaagaagaacaagCGGAAGCGCGCGTCCTCGTCCAGTGACAGCGACAGTGACAGTGACAGCGAGAGGAAGAAGAAAAAAG AGAAGAAGGAGAAGGGTCGTATACAAGACGAGCAGCTGTCGGAGTGGATGTCTGCTGTGCGTGATGGTGGTGATGGCCGAAAACTGATCGACACCATTAGAAACAG GATGAAAATGGAGGAGGCATCACGACGCCACGATGCCACGCCGGTTTTGCGGAGTCCAAG GGAGCGTCGTGAGTCCAACTCGCGTGACGAACGTGAGAGACGCGACGAAAGAGACAGACGTGAGGAGAGAGAGAGACACGACGAGAGAGAAAGACGCGACGAGAGAGAGAGACACGACGAGAGAGAGAGACGCGACGAGAGAGACAACAGACGAGACACTAACGCGGAGAGAAAGAAACCCGACATAAGGAAGATGCCTTTTATAG GAAAAATGCCGGTATACAAGAACTTGACTAAGACTCAGAAGACAGAAGAGCAAAAGAAAGAAGAATCAAAGAAGAAAGACGAAGACGAGATGAAGAAGCGTCAGGAGGCCATGGACGCGGAGATACAGAAAAAG GTGGCGGAGTTCAAGGAGAAAATAGCCCGGGCGCAGGAGGAGCGTGCGGCGGAACAGATGGCTCTGCCGCCCGCCCTGCCGCCAGCCCTGCCGCCGCCCGCCCTAATGTCCATCCCGCCGCCCACGCTTGTCAACATACCGCCGCCAGC AGCTCCGGGCACGCAGCCTCAGCAGAACCTGCCCAAGGATTTTCAGGATGCCCTAGACATTATCTTCCCATCAGACGTGAAGAAAGACCAACAGCAGGACATGTTCGCCGGGGTCAACATGAACATGCCCCCGTTCCAGATGGGCATGGTGAACCCACCGGGAATGGTGAACCCGTCGGGCATGGTGAACCAACCGGGAATGGTAAACCAAGCGGGAATGGTGAACCCTTCAGGCATGGTGAACCAGCCAGGCATGAACCCCTTCCCGCAGCCCAGCATCCTCGGGGAACCACCCATGATGATGGGATACAACGCCATGAACCCCATGTTCCCCCGGCCACAGCTCTACGATCATGTGCCTGGAACCACGACTCAGAATAAGAGGTTTAACACAAACCAGAATATGAACCATAATAATACTAACCAGAATAATATGAACGCGAACCAGAAGAAAAAAGACAAGGAAAAAGCACAGAAGAATAAAGAGCAGATGGACGATCTGGCGATGCTGGGTATTGATGCTTCTGATGTGGGGGCCGGGATGTAA